A DNA window from Streptomyces asoensis contains the following coding sequences:
- a CDS encoding S1 family peptidase has product MRHVRRRAVRRVTRLAAVGGLLLGGAMVTQAAMASEPPGTSTAARGAAEAVVTNPGTALVKKLGTARTAGTWLNSAGRPVVAVTDEGSAAAVRQAGAEAKVVSHSMNELKSATATLRSAPRVPGTAWVMDYRSNQVVVQADSTVSAGDWSQLTRTASGIGSFVRMERTTGKFTTRINGAQPILSTGGRCSAGFNVTNGSNDFILTAGHCGPTGSTWFADNQAEQQVGQTVNSNFPGSDFSLVQYAGKAGAGADVVAIGNGNGVRITGSGDAAVGQRVFRSGSTSGLHDGEVTGLDATVNYPEGTVGGLIETTVCAEPGDSGGPMFSDGIALGVTSGGSGDCTTGGTTFFQPVNRALSQLGVQLIVAAPSADAQGGASTASAAPAPSSSSQGALSPGTASPGTTTPVTSTGVSETLASRLTDPRNIGPGLLVIAGSIFALVATRYFRAEQDRKAYQRYYSATWG; this is encoded by the coding sequence ATGAGGCATGTACGACGACGGGCCGTCCGGCGAGTGACACGGCTGGCGGCCGTCGGCGGACTTCTCCTCGGAGGGGCCATGGTCACGCAGGCCGCCATGGCGAGCGAACCGCCCGGCACGTCCACGGCGGCCCGGGGTGCGGCGGAGGCCGTCGTCACGAACCCGGGGACCGCCCTCGTCAAGAAGCTCGGCACCGCGCGTACGGCGGGCACCTGGCTCAACTCCGCCGGGCGTCCGGTCGTCGCCGTCACCGACGAGGGGTCCGCCGCCGCCGTCCGGCAGGCGGGCGCCGAGGCGAAGGTCGTCTCCCACAGCATGAACGAGCTCAAGTCGGCCACGGCCACCCTGCGCTCGGCCCCCAGGGTGCCGGGCACCGCGTGGGTGATGGACTACCGGTCGAACCAGGTCGTCGTGCAGGCCGACAGCACCGTGTCGGCCGGCGACTGGTCACAGCTGACCAGGACGGCCTCGGGGATCGGCAGCTTCGTGCGGATGGAGCGCACCACCGGGAAGTTCACGACCCGGATCAACGGCGCCCAGCCGATCCTGTCGACCGGCGGACGCTGTTCGGCCGGTTTCAACGTGACCAACGGCTCGAACGACTTCATCCTCACCGCGGGGCACTGCGGGCCGACCGGGTCCACCTGGTTCGCCGACAACCAGGCCGAGCAGCAGGTGGGGCAGACGGTGAACTCCAACTTCCCCGGCAGCGACTTCTCCCTGGTGCAGTACGCGGGGAAGGCCGGCGCGGGCGCGGACGTGGTGGCCATCGGCAACGGCAACGGCGTGCGGATCACCGGCTCGGGCGACGCGGCCGTCGGCCAGCGGGTGTTCCGCAGCGGCAGCACCAGCGGACTGCACGACGGCGAGGTCACCGGCCTGGACGCCACGGTGAACTATCCGGAGGGCACGGTCGGCGGGCTGATCGAGACGACCGTGTGCGCCGAACCCGGCGACAGCGGAGGCCCGATGTTCTCGGACGGCATCGCCCTCGGTGTCACCTCGGGCGGCAGCGGCGACTGCACGACCGGCGGTACGACGTTCTTCCAGCCGGTGAACAGGGCGCTGTCCCAGCTCGGTGTGCAGCTGATCGTGGCCGCGCCCTCCGCCGACGCGCAGGGCGGCGCGTCCACCGCGTCCGCCGCCCCCGCCCCGTCCTCGTCGTCACAGGGGGCGCTGTCGCCGGGCACGGCCTCGCCGGGCACGACCACTCCGGTGACGAGTACCGGGGTGAGCGAGACGCTCGCCTCGCGGCTCACGGATCCCAGGAACATCGGCCCCGGTCTGCTGGTCATCGCGGGCAGCATCTTCGCCCTCGTCGCCACCCGGTACTTCCGTGCCGAACAGGACCGCAAGGCCTACCAGCGGTACTACTCCGCCACCTGGGGGTGA
- a CDS encoding carbohydrate ABC transporter permease, giving the protein MTTVTPWTARARRTSRPRPLRRRFTPGRIAAWALLAVITLVTLLPFYWILRTALSSNSGLAASPGDPLPVDPTAGGFERALGLQSTEEAVAQGGAGGGLRFWRYLLNSVVVSTLVTVCQIFFSAMAAYAFARLRWRGRDKVFALFLGGLMVPAVFTLLPNFVLIKELGLVDTLLGIALPTMFMTPFAVFFLRQFFMNIPREVEEAALLDGAGKVRIFFRVLLPMAATPVLTLAVLTYITSWNDYFWPLMVSYGDSSRVLTVALAVFRAQTPQTGTDWSGLMAATLIAALPMLALFGFFARRIVSSIGFTGIK; this is encoded by the coding sequence ATGACCACCGTGACCCCATGGACGGCACGGGCCCGGCGGACGAGCCGCCCACGGCCCCTCAGGCGCCGCTTCACCCCCGGGCGGATCGCCGCCTGGGCGCTGCTCGCCGTGATCACCCTCGTCACCCTGCTGCCGTTCTACTGGATCCTGCGCACCGCGCTGTCCTCCAACTCCGGACTCGCCGCGAGCCCGGGCGATCCGCTGCCCGTCGATCCGACCGCGGGCGGCTTCGAGCGGGCCCTCGGACTCCAGTCCACCGAGGAGGCGGTCGCGCAGGGCGGCGCGGGCGGCGGACTGAGGTTCTGGCGCTACCTGCTGAACTCGGTGGTCGTCTCGACCCTCGTGACGGTCTGCCAGATCTTCTTCTCCGCCATGGCCGCGTACGCCTTCGCCCGGCTGCGCTGGCGCGGCCGGGACAAGGTGTTCGCGCTCTTCCTCGGCGGACTGATGGTGCCCGCCGTCTTCACCCTGCTGCCGAACTTCGTGCTCATCAAGGAACTCGGTCTGGTGGACACCCTCCTGGGGATCGCCCTGCCCACGATGTTCATGACGCCCTTCGCGGTGTTCTTCCTGCGCCAGTTCTTCATGAACATCCCGAGGGAGGTCGAGGAGGCGGCGCTGCTGGACGGCGCCGGGAAGGTGCGGATCTTCTTCCGGGTGCTGCTGCCGATGGCGGCCACGCCGGTGCTGACCCTGGCCGTGCTGACGTACATCACCTCCTGGAACGACTACTTCTGGCCGCTGATGGTCTCCTACGGCGACAGCTCGCGCGTCCTCACCGTGGCGCTGGCAGTCTTCCGGGCGCAGACCCCGCAGACCGGCACCGACTGGTCGGGCCTGATGGCCGCCACGCTCATCGCGGCCCTGCCCATGCTCGCTCTCTTCGGGTTCTTCGCGCGCCGCATCGTCAGCTCCATCGGCTTCACCGGGATCAAGTAG
- a CDS encoding ROK family transcriptional regulator, whose protein sequence is MTTGTASWLPLSPGERSVAIEVLVHGPLSRTDLARRLDLSAGSVTRLTKPLIESGLLVEVADGGVAGETRQGRPSQPLDVVAQSRSFIGFKITADAVYGVVTTLRSDIVARHDRPLTTREPAEVVAVLGEMTDELARAHPSLAGIGIGVGGRVEGRTTVGESPFLGWRNVPLAALVEGRTGLPVVLENDVAALVEAETWFGAGRGLDRYVVLTIGAGFGYGLVLSGRRVPTVEEDGGFGRHWIIDPGGPLTPEGERGSAVSLLTIPSIRYQVQAATGREHTYEEILALAAAGEPMPARVVDEAARALGTLIAQIANAVMPQKVVLAGEGVGLMDVGGAAVEASVRAHRHPLAAPVTLETKVSDFHDWARGAAVLAIQVLVLGSAES, encoded by the coding sequence ATGACGACAGGTACCGCCAGCTGGCTGCCGCTGAGCCCGGGGGAGCGCTCGGTCGCGATCGAGGTGCTCGTCCACGGCCCGCTCTCGCGCACCGACCTCGCGCGGCGGCTCGATCTCTCCGCGGGAAGCGTGACGCGCCTGACCAAACCGCTGATCGAGTCCGGCCTGCTGGTCGAGGTGGCCGACGGGGGCGTCGCGGGGGAGACCCGCCAGGGGCGCCCCTCACAGCCGCTCGACGTGGTCGCGCAGTCGCGCTCCTTCATCGGCTTCAAGATCACCGCGGACGCGGTGTACGGCGTCGTCACCACCCTGCGCAGCGACATCGTCGCCCGGCACGACCGCCCGCTCACGACCCGCGAGCCCGCGGAGGTCGTCGCCGTGCTGGGCGAGATGACCGACGAACTGGCCCGCGCCCATCCCTCTCTCGCGGGCATCGGCATCGGGGTGGGCGGCCGGGTCGAGGGCCGTACGACGGTCGGGGAGTCGCCCTTCCTGGGCTGGCGGAACGTCCCGCTGGCCGCGCTGGTGGAGGGGCGCACAGGGCTGCCCGTGGTCCTGGAGAACGACGTGGCCGCCCTGGTGGAGGCCGAGACCTGGTTCGGCGCGGGGCGCGGACTCGACCGCTACGTCGTCCTCACCATCGGCGCGGGCTTCGGCTACGGGCTGGTCCTGTCCGGCAGGCGGGTGCCGACCGTCGAGGAGGACGGCGGCTTCGGCCGGCACTGGATCATCGACCCCGGCGGCCCGCTCACCCCCGAGGGGGAGCGCGGCAGCGCCGTCTCGCTGCTGACCATCCCCAGCATCCGCTACCAGGTCCAGGCCGCCACCGGCCGGGAGCACACGTACGAGGAGATCCTCGCCCTTGCCGCCGCCGGGGAACCCATGCCCGCCCGGGTCGTCGACGAGGCGGCCCGCGCGCTGGGCACGCTGATCGCGCAGATCGCCAACGCCGTGATGCCGCAGAAGGTGGTGCTCGCCGGCGAGGGGGTGGGGCTGATGGACGTCGGCGGGGCGGCGGTCGAGGCGTCCGTCCGTGCGCACCGGCATCCGCTGGCCGCCCCCGTGACGCTGGAGACCAAGGTGTCGGACTTCCACGACTGGGCGCGCGGCGCTGCGGTGCTGGCCATCCAGGTGCTGGTCCTGGGATCGGCGGAGAGCTGA
- a CDS encoding Gfo/Idh/MocA family protein has product MTFSLGIVGAGQFSGQFAKLFQAHPGVGDVYVTDLLPERAERLSAEVGLTGTFPSYEAMLESPAVDAVAVFTQRWTHGPLVLQGLGAGKHVYSAVPMAITTEEIAAIIDAVKATGLTYMMGETSQYNPATVHARDQIAKGAFGRLFYAEGDYVHDMDLGFYDAYRYSGGEDWKATASYPPLLYPTHSVGGVLGAWQTHAVSVSAIGVVDERGDGVFDKEVSRFGNDFSNATALFEVAGGGSFRTNEFRRVGYPSHIRESRFRFFGTEASMEQLATVALWQDKEGVRDISELLEPKPTLSPDDPSLRHVAPELRAAFTSGSAPVHDRTRLPRAFDELHNGHEGSHHFLVDDFVTAVGSRTLPSVNAWVAARYTLPGIVAHESARQGGTRLAIPDFGDAPGA; this is encoded by the coding sequence ATGACGTTCTCCCTCGGCATCGTCGGTGCCGGACAGTTCTCGGGCCAGTTCGCCAAGCTGTTCCAGGCCCACCCCGGCGTCGGTGACGTGTACGTCACCGATCTGCTCCCCGAACGCGCCGAGCGGCTCTCGGCCGAGGTCGGGCTGACGGGCACGTTCCCCTCGTACGAGGCCATGCTGGAGTCGCCCGCGGTCGACGCCGTCGCCGTCTTCACCCAGCGCTGGACGCACGGCCCGCTGGTCCTCCAGGGGCTCGGGGCCGGCAAGCACGTGTACTCCGCCGTCCCCATGGCGATCACCACCGAGGAGATCGCGGCGATCATCGACGCCGTCAAGGCGACCGGGCTGACGTACATGATGGGCGAGACCAGCCAGTACAACCCGGCGACCGTGCACGCCCGCGACCAGATCGCGAAGGGCGCCTTCGGACGGCTCTTCTACGCCGAGGGCGACTACGTGCACGACATGGACCTGGGCTTCTACGACGCCTACCGCTACAGCGGCGGCGAGGACTGGAAGGCGACCGCCAGCTATCCCCCGCTGCTGTACCCGACGCACTCCGTGGGCGGTGTGCTCGGCGCCTGGCAGACGCACGCGGTGAGCGTGTCGGCGATCGGTGTCGTCGACGAGCGCGGGGACGGCGTCTTCGACAAGGAGGTCAGCCGGTTCGGCAACGACTTCTCCAACGCCACCGCGCTGTTCGAGGTGGCGGGGGGCGGTTCCTTCCGGACCAACGAGTTCCGGCGGGTGGGCTACCCGTCGCACATCCGCGAGTCCCGTTTCCGCTTCTTCGGCACCGAGGCGAGCATGGAGCAGCTCGCGACCGTGGCGCTCTGGCAGGACAAGGAGGGCGTGCGGGACATCAGCGAGCTGCTGGAACCCAAGCCCACCCTGTCCCCGGACGACCCCTCGCTCCGGCACGTCGCGCCCGAACTGAGGGCCGCCTTCACCTCCGGTTCGGCGCCGGTGCACGACCGTACGCGGCTGCCGCGGGCGTTCGACGAACTGCACAACGGTCACGAGGGCAGCCACCACTTCCTGGTGGACGACTTCGTGACCGCGGTCGGCAGCCGGACCCTGCCGTCGGTGAACGCATGGGTCGCGGCCCGCTACACCCTGCCGGGCATCGTCGCGCACGAGTCGGCGCGGCAGGGCGGGACCAGGCTGGCGATCCCGGACTTCGGGGACGCGCCCGGGGCGTGA
- a CDS encoding carbohydrate ABC transporter permease → MTIASSSPPSPLPSVGAAGIATTSRTDRPRADGSRGDGRLAAVFVAPALLGFVVFLLWPTLRGVYLSFTRFNLLTPAQWVGIDNYVRMVHDPIFWNSLRVTVEYVVINIGVQTVSALAIAVLLQRLTQSAVLRGIVLTPYLMSNVVAGIVWLWILDTQLGIGNEILVALGVGRVPFLADETWAIPTIALINVWRHVGYTALLLFAGLQAIPGDMYEAAKVDGASEWRMFWRITMPLLRPVLAVVLIMTVIGSFQVFDTVAVTTRGGPADATNVLQYYIYGAAFARFQFGYASAMSVALLVVLGAITFVQYRLTRADRTDLG, encoded by the coding sequence ATGACCATCGCCTCCAGCAGTCCTCCGTCGCCGCTGCCGTCGGTCGGCGCCGCGGGGATCGCGACCACGTCGAGGACGGACCGGCCGCGCGCGGACGGCAGCCGGGGCGACGGGCGGCTCGCCGCGGTGTTCGTCGCACCGGCGCTGCTGGGGTTCGTGGTCTTCCTGCTGTGGCCCACGCTGCGCGGCGTCTACTTGAGCTTCACCCGCTTCAACCTGCTCACCCCGGCGCAGTGGGTGGGCATCGACAACTACGTCCGCATGGTCCACGACCCGATCTTCTGGAACTCCCTGCGGGTCACCGTCGAGTACGTGGTGATCAACATCGGGGTGCAGACGGTCTCGGCGCTCGCCATCGCCGTACTGCTGCAACGGCTGACGCAGTCGGCGGTGCTGCGCGGGATCGTGCTGACGCCCTACCTCATGTCGAACGTGGTCGCCGGCATCGTCTGGCTCTGGATCCTCGACACCCAGCTCGGCATCGGCAACGAGATCCTGGTGGCGCTCGGTGTCGGCCGTGTCCCCTTCCTGGCCGACGAGACCTGGGCGATCCCCACGATCGCCCTGATCAACGTGTGGCGGCACGTCGGCTACACCGCGCTGCTCCTCTTCGCCGGACTCCAGGCCATCCCCGGCGACATGTACGAGGCCGCGAAGGTGGACGGCGCGAGCGAGTGGCGGATGTTCTGGCGGATCACGATGCCGCTGCTGCGTCCGGTGCTGGCGGTGGTGCTGATCATGACGGTGATCGGTTCGTTCCAGGTGTTCGACACGGTCGCCGTGACGACCCGGGGCGGGCCGGCGGACGCCACGAACGTGCTCCAGTACTACATCTACGGCGCCGCCTTCGCCCGCTTCCAGTTCGGCTACGCCTCCGCGATGTCGGTGGCCCTGCTCGTCGTGCTCGGCGCGATCACCTTCGTCCAGTACCGGCTCACCCGGGCCGACCGCACCGACCTCGGCTGA
- a CDS encoding ABC transporter substrate-binding protein: MRMRAVTALTGALALSLVSGCAGGGAGSSARTVTYWLWDANQQPAYEACAEDFEKQNPGLKVKITQLGWDDYWTKLTASFIAGTEPDVFTDHIQKFGQFADLKVLEPLDDLGIDDADYQPGLGANWRGQDGRRYGAPKDWDTVALFYNRAMAREAGLTPDRLNDLSWNPEDGGTFEKAVAHLTVDSLGRRGDEPGFDKDHVAVYGLATNGGGDGDGQTQWSTFTASAGWTYTDRARWGTRYRYDSKTFQSVVEWYFGLAGKGYMVPFTDYNSQSNQANTQVAAGKAAASFDGAWMISSYDGFKGMDIGTAVTPAGPAGRRATMMNGLADSITRNARNKQGARKWVAYLASDECQRTVGGYGIVFPATPGGTEAAVAAYRKKGIDVGAFTEPVADKERFATFSYPITDYAADVYALMHPAMQDIFGNGKPVSGLDRTNSQINLILDQ, encoded by the coding sequence ATGCGGATGCGTGCGGTCACCGCGCTGACCGGGGCGCTCGCGCTCAGTCTGGTGAGCGGGTGCGCCGGGGGCGGCGCCGGGTCGTCGGCCCGCACGGTGACGTACTGGCTGTGGGACGCCAACCAGCAGCCCGCCTACGAGGCGTGCGCCGAGGACTTCGAGAAGCAGAACCCCGGACTGAAGGTGAAGATCACCCAGTTGGGATGGGACGACTACTGGACCAAGCTCACCGCGAGCTTCATCGCGGGCACCGAACCGGACGTGTTCACCGACCACATCCAGAAGTTCGGCCAGTTCGCCGACCTGAAGGTCCTCGAGCCGCTCGACGACCTGGGCATCGACGACGCCGACTACCAGCCGGGGCTCGGCGCCAACTGGAGGGGCCAGGACGGGCGGCGCTACGGCGCCCCGAAGGACTGGGACACCGTCGCCCTCTTCTACAACCGCGCGATGGCGCGGGAGGCGGGCCTCACCCCGGACCGGCTGAACGACCTGTCCTGGAACCCCGAGGACGGCGGCACCTTCGAGAAGGCCGTCGCCCACCTGACCGTCGACAGCTTGGGCAGGCGCGGCGACGAGCCCGGTTTCGACAAGGACCACGTCGCGGTGTACGGCCTGGCCACCAACGGCGGCGGCGACGGCGACGGGCAGACCCAGTGGAGCACCTTCACGGCCTCCGCGGGCTGGACGTACACCGACCGGGCGCGCTGGGGCACGAGGTACCGGTACGACAGCAAGACCTTCCAGTCGGTCGTCGAGTGGTACTTCGGCCTGGCGGGGAAGGGCTACATGGTGCCCTTCACCGACTACAACTCCCAGTCCAACCAGGCCAACACCCAGGTGGCCGCGGGCAAGGCGGCCGCATCCTTCGACGGCGCCTGGATGATCTCGTCGTACGACGGGTTCAAGGGCATGGACATCGGCACCGCGGTCACACCCGCGGGTCCGGCCGGCCGGCGCGCCACGATGATGAACGGGCTCGCCGACTCGATCACCAGGAACGCCCGGAACAAGCAGGGCGCCAGGAAGTGGGTCGCGTATCTGGCGTCGGACGAGTGCCAAAGGACGGTGGGCGGTTACGGGATCGTCTTCCCGGCGACGCCGGGCGGCACCGAGGCCGCGGTGGCGGCCTACCGGAAGAAGGGCATCGACGTCGGCGCGTTCACCGAACCGGTCGCCGACAAGGAGCGGTTCGCGACCTTCTCCTATCCCATCACCGACTACGCGGCCGACGTGTACGCGTTGATGCACCCGGCCATGCAGGACATCTTCGGCAACGGCAAGCCCGTGAGCGGCCTGGACCGGACCAACAGCCAGATCAACCTCATTCTCGACCAGTGA
- a CDS encoding L,D-transpeptidase family protein: protein MGDIRRRGAVVLGLTGLIAPLTLALGAGPAQAASCTTQAGPYQKQVEKFLGRPVDGRQSTTDCKAIRAFQNKHGITPNIGYAGPVTWGVMDLMNKQKAVGNKPNKAGRCPTNKGRIACVDLTLQISWIQDGSRLVYGPVPVRTGRDGYETRTGLKKIYYRHIDHVSSIYNVPMPYSQFFDGGQAFHSVGLSMWNPPGSHGCVNMTTTTAKKYWSLLKNGDDVFVYGRKPGT, encoded by the coding sequence ATGGGGGACATCCGCAGACGAGGGGCCGTCGTGCTCGGGCTCACCGGCCTGATCGCGCCGCTGACACTGGCGCTGGGCGCGGGTCCGGCGCAGGCCGCGAGCTGTACGACGCAGGCCGGGCCGTACCAGAAGCAGGTGGAGAAGTTCCTCGGCCGGCCCGTCGACGGCCGGCAGTCGACCACCGACTGCAAGGCCATCCGGGCCTTCCAGAACAAGCACGGCATCACCCCGAACATCGGCTACGCCGGGCCCGTCACCTGGGGCGTGATGGACCTCATGAACAAGCAGAAGGCGGTGGGCAACAAGCCCAACAAGGCCGGCCGGTGCCCGACCAACAAGGGCCGCATCGCCTGCGTCGACCTCACCCTCCAGATCAGCTGGATCCAGGACGGCAGCAGGCTGGTCTACGGACCCGTCCCGGTGCGCACCGGCCGCGACGGGTACGAGACCCGCACCGGCCTGAAGAAGATCTACTACCGGCACATCGACCACGTGTCGAGCATCTACAACGTGCCCATGCCCTACAGCCAGTTCTTCGACGGCGGTCAGGCCTTCCACTCGGTCGGCCTCAGCATGTGGAACCCGCCCGGCTCGCACGGCTGCGTCAACATGACCACCACGACCGCCAAGAAGTACTGGTCGCTGCTGAAGAACGGCGACGACGTCTTCGTCTACGGCCGCAAGCCGGGCACCTGA
- a CDS encoding pyridoxal phosphate-dependent decarboxylase family protein, with amino-acid sequence MHPTLAGDLSRLPELLQRARDFAAREVSGLGDRPVSHRDPAPVPAGLPGEGAGAEGALARFAEAWAPGFSGSAGPRYLGFVTGGATPASVTGDWLTAAYDQNVSGSAGSWAAALERETVAWLRELFGLGDAHSGAFVTGATVSTTVGLAVAREWLGERLGVDVSREGAAALGPVEVLSGSPHSSVSKALSVLGVGRDRLRRVPLLPGGREAVDVDALESALAALDGRPAIVVANAGTVDTVDFDDLRAVAALKERYDFWLHVDAAFGGFAALSPAHAHLVDGLDAADSVCVDLHKWLNVPYDAAVQFTRRRDLQVRVFHNASPYLGAPTGEPDFLHLTPENSRRLRALPAWFSLVAYGRAGHREIVERNVELAVRLGEGIAALDGLRLLAPVRLNVVCFTLADDPTAARVAALADAVAASGEAFLTPTVYGGVPALRAAFSNWRTTRADGERVLRALASAPGTHG; translated from the coding sequence ATGCATCCCACCCTCGCCGGCGATCTCTCCCGCCTTCCCGAGCTCCTCCAGCGCGCCCGTGACTTCGCCGCCCGCGAGGTGAGCGGGCTGGGCGACCGGCCGGTCTCCCACCGGGACCCGGCGCCCGTCCCGGCCGGCCTGCCCGGCGAGGGGGCAGGCGCCGAGGGCGCCCTCGCGCGCTTCGCCGAGGCCTGGGCACCGGGCTTCTCCGGCTCGGCCGGTCCGCGCTACCTCGGCTTCGTCACGGGCGGCGCGACTCCCGCGTCGGTCACCGGGGACTGGCTGACGGCGGCGTACGACCAGAACGTCTCCGGGTCGGCCGGTTCATGGGCCGCGGCCCTGGAGCGCGAGACCGTCGCCTGGCTGCGCGAACTGTTCGGGCTGGGCGACGCGCACAGCGGGGCGTTCGTGACCGGCGCGACCGTCTCCACCACCGTCGGACTCGCCGTCGCCCGTGAGTGGCTGGGCGAGCGGCTGGGCGTCGACGTGTCGCGCGAGGGCGCGGCCGCCCTCGGGCCCGTGGAAGTGCTCTCCGGCAGCCCGCACTCCAGTGTCTCCAAGGCGCTGTCGGTGCTGGGCGTCGGCCGCGACCGGCTGCGGCGGGTCCCCCTGCTGCCCGGCGGGCGGGAGGCCGTGGACGTCGACGCCCTCGAGTCGGCGCTGGCCGCGCTGGACGGACGCCCGGCGATCGTCGTGGCCAACGCCGGGACGGTCGACACGGTCGACTTCGACGACCTGCGGGCCGTCGCGGCCCTCAAGGAGCGCTACGACTTCTGGCTGCACGTGGACGCGGCGTTCGGCGGTTTCGCCGCCCTCTCCCCCGCACACGCCCACCTCGTCGACGGGCTCGACGCGGCCGACTCGGTCTGCGTGGACCTGCACAAGTGGCTCAACGTGCCCTACGACGCGGCCGTGCAGTTCACCCGCCGCCGCGACCTCCAGGTGCGGGTCTTCCACAACGCCTCGCCCTACCTGGGCGCGCCCACGGGCGAGCCGGACTTCCTCCATCTCACGCCGGAGAACTCACGGCGGCTGCGCGCCCTGCCGGCGTGGTTCTCGCTGGTGGCCTACGGGCGGGCCGGGCACCGCGAGATCGTCGAGCGGAACGTGGAACTCGCCGTCCGGCTCGGCGAGGGGATCGCCGCGCTGGACGGGCTGCGGCTGCTGGCGCCGGTGCGCCTGAACGTCGTCTGCTTCACCCTCGCCGACGACCCCACGGCCGCCCGGGTCGCCGCCCTGGCGGACGCGGTGGCCGCCTCCGGAGAGGCTTTCCTGACCCCGACGGTGTACGGCGGGGTGCCCGCGCTGCGGGCCGCCTTCAGCAACTGGCGCACGACCCGCGCGGACGGGGAGCGGGTGCTGCGGGCCCTGGCCTCGGCGCCGGGCACCCACGGGTGA